A window of Hyperolius riggenbachi isolate aHypRig1 chromosome 1, aHypRig1.pri, whole genome shotgun sequence contains these coding sequences:
- the LOC137521027 gene encoding piggyBac transposable element-derived protein 4-like, which produces MAKKLFTAEKACAMMQLSSSSGEEDSDSGSDWIPVDSGSLSDSDSSSEPERAGPSSKRARFGSGVQSNVAARAISSDSNSETEGPSERRGGRIQPRVREREAVPFQIAHPQWLPPNMEEPQIPPFTAASGIMVDTGNMSPINFFQMFVPDEFLQYIVEQTNNYAAQYFAANPTSVYVTKWTPTNLAELRIFLGLVLNMGLTWRPQLSMYWSRNALHQSPQYSGKMPMLRYKMLMRFLHFNNNAEDLSREDPSRDRLFKLRPLLDHLNTKFSEIYVPEREIAVDESLMPYQGRLGIKQYIPTKRARYGVKLYKLCESSTGYTYSFRIYEGKDRLLQPEGCPAYMGTNGKIVVGLISPLLNKGYHLYLDNFYTSVPLFKFLFDAQTVACGTLRANRKGLPEEVVHKKLKKGEMCSLRSSELLVMKYKDKRDVLMLTTMHTEAMMSVRSQRQETEKPQAILDYSKYMGAVDFSDQMLSYYLNVDSEAMTMKQAGWKAHWRTTGNKGEEEGRGQKVEHKKAGLHSECFSP; this is translated from the coding sequence ATGGCAAAGAAGCTTTTTACGGCAGAGAAGGCGTGCGCAATGATGCAGCTTTCTAGTAGCAGTGGCGAGGAGGATTCTGATTCTGGCAGTGATTGGATACCAGTTGATTCTGGATCGCTGTCAGACAGCGATTCCAGCTCTGAGCCCGAGCGTGCAGGGCCATCATCAAAGCGGGCCAGATTTGGAAGTGGGGTGCAATCTAATGTCGCTGCACGTGCCATCAGCAGtgacagcaactctgaaactgaGGGGCCATCAGAACGCAGAGGAGGACGCATACAGCCGAGGGTACGTGAAAGAGAGGCAGTACCCTTTCAAATTGCTCACCCACAATGGTTACCTCCGAACATGGAAgagccccaaatccccccctttactgcagccagtggcatTATGGTGGATACAGGGAATATGAGCCCTATTAATTTTTTTCAGATGTTTGTCCCCGATGAATTTCTACAATATATCGTGGAACAGACTAACAATTATGCTGCACAATATTTCGCTGCCAATCCAACGTCAGTGTATGTCACAAAATGGACACCGACAAATTTGGCTGAGCTCAGAATTTTTCTGGGCCTTGTTTTAAATATGGGCTTAACGTGGCGACCACAGCTCAGCATGTATTGGAGCAGAAATGCACTCCATCAGTCTCCTCAATATTCAGGGAAGATGCCAATGCTGAGGTACAAAATGCTGATGCGGTTTCTTCACTTTAACAACAATGCGGAAGACCTCAGTCGTGAAGATCCTTCTCGAGACCGCCTTTTTAAATTAAGGCCACTTCTGGACCATCTGAATACGAAATTcagtgaaatttatgtgcccgagCGGGAGATCGCAGTCGATGAATCCCTAATGCCCTATCAAGGGAGGCTGGGCATAAAACAATACATCCCCACCAAACGAGCTCGGTACGGAGTGAAACTGTACAAGCTTTGCGAAAGCAGTACAGGGTACACCTACTCATTCCGTATATATGAGGGGAAGGACCGACTACTACAGCCTGAGGGGTGCCCTGCTTATATGGGCACCAATGGAAAGATTGTCGTGGGCCTTATTAGTCCATTACTAAATAAAGGGTACCACCTATATTTAGATAATTTTTACACCAGCGTGCCcctttttaaatttttgtttgaCGCTCAAACTGTGGCCTGTGGTACCTTGCGGGCAAACAGGAAGGGCCTACCAGAAGAGGTTGtgcataaaaaattaaaaaaaggggaGATGTGCAGCCTGAGAAGCAGTGAACTCCTTGTTATGAAATATAAAGACAAGAGAGATGTCCTGATGCTGACCACCATGCATACTGAGGCTATGATGTCAGTGAGGTCTCAAAGACAAGAGACAGAGAAACCACAGGCGATACTCGATTATAGCAAGTATATGGGGGCAGTGGATTTTTCGGACCAGATGCTGTCTTACTATCTG